One stretch of Caldalkalibacillus uzonensis DNA includes these proteins:
- a CDS encoding PAS domain-containing sensor histidine kinase, with amino-acid sequence MIQLFRSKLTKRYIFITSVVIFATLALLYGITTQVMKQSVQEQIEYRDELIAHTLSSRINFTLGSMIQDLRQASLFLLNKNAAAHEAFTAEMERRIATEPLYLFILSFDAQGHIVQSIPGTSFDQAVVIGHIHERLSWSKTYHVSPLISLPDGTPAIAVAHPAVDEDGTFEGGVVAFLNLNVLSDHLNKLKIGEEGVNVLIDRQGHVVGHSSPQWIGTNIHQHPLGQHLYRDRYGMWQGELFGEQMVAAYRPLRWGGMGLIVAEPFEQAMVPAHQLRNVLFKGFFAVLLIGIVLSTVLSLRVLHPILQLIRQVKEYQRNERKWFTPLKTKDEIEALSVTMGKMANALREQERRLFYILESVPYGVITTDQHGNIITFNKGAEKLTGFSRDEVLGRSIFTLPLKERKEEFVSWKTLKEGKAFDEVESYIYDKHGYKRDVRIYASRFRGEHEELLGTIVIMRDVSDMKKLEEYVRQSERLASLGQLTAGIAHEIKNPLSIIQAAAEALQLELTESPRQASPIEELVNDILETTHRMNQLLIHFLKLTKEEDNGEREPVSLVSVLNELLHLLRKRCNDQDIEVVKAYEQTGAWVHARRNGLVQVFLNIILNSLQAMGHGGTLSVQLRDKHDEWLVEIKDTGKGIPPSQLKWIFTPFYSTKREGTGLGLAIAHEIVTRHNGRIWAESAEGQGTTMFVQLPKSREEWDDETPSDC; translated from the coding sequence ATGATCCAACTTTTTCGCTCGAAACTGACCAAACGGTATATCTTTATTACCAGCGTGGTGATTTTTGCGACGCTCGCCCTTTTGTACGGGATTACCACTCAGGTAATGAAACAGTCTGTACAGGAACAAATTGAGTACCGGGATGAATTAATTGCCCACACCTTGAGCAGCCGGATCAATTTTACGCTGGGAAGCATGATTCAGGATTTAAGGCAGGCGTCCTTATTTCTGTTGAACAAGAATGCGGCGGCCCATGAGGCATTTACGGCGGAGATGGAAAGGCGTATTGCAACGGAACCTTTGTACCTTTTCATCCTGTCATTTGATGCCCAAGGACATATTGTCCAAAGCATTCCAGGAACCTCATTTGATCAAGCTGTCGTTATCGGCCATATCCATGAACGGTTATCCTGGAGCAAAACTTATCATGTTTCGCCGCTCATCTCATTGCCAGATGGAACGCCGGCCATTGCCGTGGCCCATCCGGCGGTTGATGAAGATGGAACATTTGAAGGAGGGGTGGTCGCCTTTTTAAATCTTAACGTTTTGTCTGACCATCTGAACAAGCTGAAAATAGGGGAAGAGGGGGTTAATGTCCTCATTGACCGTCAAGGCCATGTTGTCGGACACAGTTCCCCCCAGTGGATTGGAACGAACATACACCAACACCCGTTGGGTCAACATTTGTACCGTGACCGTTACGGGATGTGGCAGGGCGAATTGTTCGGTGAACAAATGGTTGCTGCCTACCGACCGCTTCGCTGGGGCGGCATGGGCCTGATTGTCGCGGAGCCTTTTGAACAAGCCATGGTTCCTGCCCATCAGCTCAGAAACGTTTTATTTAAAGGATTTTTTGCGGTTTTATTGATTGGTATTGTCTTGAGTACGGTGTTAAGCCTCAGGGTGTTACACCCCATCTTGCAACTCATCCGGCAGGTGAAAGAATATCAGCGGAATGAACGCAAATGGTTCACACCCTTAAAGACAAAAGACGAGATCGAAGCATTGTCTGTCACCATGGGCAAGATGGCCAATGCTCTGAGGGAACAGGAAAGACGCCTCTTTTATATACTGGAGTCCGTCCCATATGGGGTCATTACTACGGATCAGCACGGGAATATTATCACATTTAATAAGGGTGCAGAGAAACTGACGGGATTTTCCAGAGATGAAGTGCTGGGACGGTCCATATTTACGTTGCCGCTCAAAGAGAGAAAGGAAGAGTTTGTATCTTGGAAAACATTAAAGGAAGGCAAAGCATTTGATGAGGTGGAAAGCTATATCTATGATAAACATGGGTATAAACGGGACGTCCGGATCTATGCCTCCCGCTTCCGGGGGGAACATGAGGAGTTACTCGGCACCATTGTGATCATGAGGGACGTCAGTGACATGAAGAAGTTGGAAGAATACGTGCGCCAGAGTGAACGCTTGGCCTCTTTGGGACAACTGACAGCAGGGATCGCTCATGAGATTAAAAATCCGTTGAGCATTATCCAGGCAGCGGCAGAGGCGCTGCAACTGGAGTTGACAGAATCCCCCCGCCAAGCTTCCCCTATTGAAGAATTGGTCAACGACATATTAGAAACCACTCACAGGATGAATCAGTTATTGATCCATTTTTTGAAATTAACCAAAGAGGAAGACAATGGTGAAAGGGAACCGGTGAGTCTTGTTTCTGTTTTAAATGAGCTGTTGCATTTATTAAGAAAACGGTGCAATGACCAAGATATTGAAGTTGTCAAGGCTTATGAGCAAACGGGAGCTTGGGTCCATGCCCGGCGTAACGGCTTGGTACAGGTGTTTTTAAATATTATTTTGAACAGCCTGCAGGCGATGGGACACGGAGGCACACTCAGTGTGCAGCTTAGGGATAAGCATGATGAATGGTTAGTTGAAATAAAAGACACGGGAAAAGGCATCCCGCCTTCACAGTTAAAATGGATTTTTACCCCCTTCTATTCCACCAAACGGGAGGGTACCGGGCTGGGTCTGGCCATTGCCCATGAAATTGTCACCCGCCATAATGGGAGGATTTGGGCTGAAAGTGCAGAAGGACAGGGTACCACCATGTTTGTGCAGCTGCCTAAAAGCAGAGAGGAGTGGGACGATGAGACGCCTTCTGATTGTTGA